One Spinacia oleracea cultivar Varoflay chromosome 4, BTI_SOV_V1, whole genome shotgun sequence DNA segment encodes these proteins:
- the LOC110800174 gene encoding uncharacterized protein, translating into MDADRGVHPDCINASNPYHECVEYCFRKIAEAKARFAETNKEVTGVGKSQPKVDTAAPDEIKESYKEEVGLHKDEESADDHPEEATTEVDLSNLTGRQKKLFELRLKMNEARKANQTAMVAEKKRMEAPTESRGVSKEKWLEERKKKVGRLLEANGLDMTKAYMLDTQDAAELKYKKWEKDPAPFGWDVFNQKSLYNGYKKRTKNIEVNLEEYNKLKAEDPEFYREASSLQYGKDPKTSQDKIDRMVKELKDRDEKRSSFSRRRKFREEKDVDSINDRNEHFNKKIERAFGKYTLEIKNNLERGTALPD; encoded by the exons ATGGATGCGGATAGAGGAGTTCACCCAGATTGCATAAATGCATCAAATCCCTACCATGAATGCGTTGAGTACTGCTTCAGGAAGATTGCTGAAGCCAAAGCTCGGTTTGCCGAAACCAACAAAG AAGTTACAGGAGTTGGTAAGAGCCAACCCAAGGTTGATACAGCTGCTCCTGATGAAATCAAAGAATCATACAAGGAAGAAGTAGGATTACACAAAGATGAAGAAAGTGCTGATGACCATCCTGAAGAAGCTACTACGGAAGTCGATTTGTCTAATCTTACAGGGAGACAGAAGAAGTTGTTTGAATTAAGACTTAAGATG AATGAAGCCAGAAAAGCCAATCAAACAGCTATGGTGGCAGAGAAGAAAAGGATGGAAGCTCCTACTGAGTCTAGGGGAGTGTCCAAAGAAAAATGGCTTgaagaaaggaagaaaaaagTTGGCAGACTTCTGGAAGCTAATGGTTTGGATATGACAAAAGCATACATGCTGGATACACAGGATGCAGCTGAGCTTAAATATAAGAAATGGGAGAAAGATCCAGCTCCATTTGGGTGGGATG TTTTTAATCAAAAATCATTGTACAATGGATACAAGAAGCGCACGAAAAATATAGAAGTTAACCTTGAAGAATACAACAAGTTGAAGGCAGAGGACCCTGAGTTTTATCGAGAGGCTTCAAGCCTCCAATATGGGAAG GATCCAAAGACGTCTCAAGACAAGATTGATAGAATGGTCAAGGAGCTAAAGGATAGAGATGAGAAGCGTAGCTCATTTAGTAGGAGGAGGAAATTCCGCGAAGAGAAGGATGTTGACTCCATCAATGACCGTAATGAGCACTTCAACAAGAAAATTGAACGGGCATTTGGGAAATATACATTGGAGATCAAAAACAATCTGGAAAGGGGAACTGCATTACCTGACTAA
- the LOC110800183 gene encoding transcription factor ABORTED MICROSPORES isoform X1: MCSMSSSPMESLRQLVNSKTWDYCVLWKLSEDQRFLECMDCCCGGSESSMENGNTVGEEFLFPCRDMMFQHPRTTSCQLLAQLPSSHPLDGINMEILISNQPKWLNFSNVSDLNINQVTIGTKLLIPIPGGLAELFAAKQINEDQNVIDYVMTQCTTLMDQNSTSNAGSSFAMNINMINELQSNPTLSDQNNANQIRDECININNESSQSSMNFLQQFNYVSETNKMSRNNDYIEGGNDSFQAENGFEDIINNAANSMHNLHVLDHSANDDHHHQQQQQQQQQQQVDDKGPMPPKHEMSRADSISDSDPLDDDDDPKYHRRKPTKGPQSKNLMAERKRRKKLNERLYHLRSLVPNISKLDRASILGDAIKYVQELQKEEKDLQYELARNSDDEEHNNDLNIDYHQHHQMNISPEIQNAQGTRFGPEFDHEKTRNGFQLGGGTPESLKRSHDIESANDKAQQMEVQVEVAQLEGNDFFVKVFGEQKRGGFVRLMEALNCLGLEIINVNMTSCISLVSYVFIVKMRDSENVQAEYLRDSLLEATRNQAGFWSEMAKASSENGSGVDHRQQNQNQNQNQNQNHHYGLQQHIHNHHIGPFHNHFHHISN; this comes from the exons ATGTGCAGTATGTCAAGCAGCCCTATGGAGAGTCTAAGGCAACTGGTGAACTCCAAAACTTGGGACTACTGTGTCCTCTGGAAATTGAGTGAAGATCAAAG GTTCCTAGAGTGTATGGACTGTTGTTGTGGTGGAAGTGAGAGCAGCATGGAAAATGGTAATACTGTCGGTGAGGAGTTTCTGTTTCCTTGCAGAGATATGATGTTTCAGCACCCAAGAACTACGAGTTGTCAATTACTTGCTCAATTGCCTTCATCTCATCCCTTGGATGG GATTAATATGGAGATTCTTATATCGAATCAGCCCAAATGGCTAAACTTCTCTAATGTCTCTGATTTAAACATAAACCAA GTAACTATTGGTACAAAACTTCTAATCCCAATTCCTGGAGGACTGGCTGAACTATTTGCTGCTAAACAA ATAAATGAAGATCAGAATGTGATAGACTATGTTATGACTCAATGCACTACCTTGATGGACCAAAACAGCACAAGCAACGCGGGATCCAGCTTCGCAATGAACATTAACATGATCAACGAGCTCCAATCGAATCCCACATTAAGTGATCAAAACAATGCTAATCAGATTAGAGATGAGTGTATCAACATCAACAATGAATCATCTCAGTCTTCAATGAATTTCTTACAACAATTTAACTACGTTTCTGAGACGAACAAGATGTCTAGGAATAATGATTATATCGAGGGAGGAAATGACTCATTTCAAGCTGAGAATGGGTTTGAAGATATAATAAACAATGCTGCTAACAGTATGCATAATTTACATGTTTTGGACCATTCAGCAAATgatgatcatcatcatcaacaacaacaacaacaacaacagcagcagcaggtaGATGACAAGGGACCAATGCCGCCAAAGCATGAGATGAGCCGAGCTGACTCTATCTCAGATAGTGATcctcttgatgatgatgatgatccaAAGTATCATCGAAGAAAGCCTACAAAAGGCCCCCAATCTAAGAACCTCATGGCTGAAAGGAAGCGAAGGAAGAAGCTTAATGAGAGGCTTTACCATCTTCGCTCTTTAGTCCCTAACATTTCTAAG TTGGACAGAGCTTCTATACTTGGGGATGCAATCAAGTATGTGCAAGAGTTGCAGAAGGAAGAAAAAGACCTCCAATACGAGCTTGCTAGGAATTCTGACGATGAAGAGCACAACAACGACTTGAATATTGATTATCACCAACATCACCAAATGAATATCTCACCAGAAATTCAGAATGCACAGGGGACAAGGTTCGGGCCAGAGTTTGATCACGAAAAGACTAGAAACGGGTTTCAGTTGGGAGGAGGAACACCTGAGAGCCTTAAAAGAAGCCATGATATCGAAAGTGCTAATGACAAAGCACAACAAATGGAG GTTCAAGTTGAGGTTGCTCAGCTAGAGGGAAATGATTTCTTTGTGAAGGTGTTTGGGGAGCAGAAGAGAGGTGGGTTTGTGAGACTAATGGAGGCTTTAAACTGTCTTGGGTTGGAGATAATCAATGTGAATATGACCAGTTGCATCAGCCTTGTTTCCTATGTTTTCATCGTAAAG ATGAGGGACAGTGAAAATGTACAAGCAGAATACTTAAGGGACTCGTTGCTAGAGGCAACACGTAATCAAGCAGGATTTTGGTCTGAGATGGCAAAAGCATCATCAGAAAATGGAAGTGGAGTCGATCATCGACAGCAGAATCAGAATCAGAATCAGAATCAGAATCAGAACCACCATTACGGGCTGCAGCAACACATTCACAACCATCATATAGGTCCTTTCCACAACCACTTTCACCACATCAGCAACTAA
- the LOC110800183 gene encoding transcription factor ABORTED MICROSPORES isoform X2 gives MSSSPMESLRQLVNSKTWDYCVLWKLSEDQRFLECMDCCCGGSESSMENGNTVGEEFLFPCRDMMFQHPRTTSCQLLAQLPSSHPLDGINMEILISNQPKWLNFSNVSDLNINQVTIGTKLLIPIPGGLAELFAAKQINEDQNVIDYVMTQCTTLMDQNSTSNAGSSFAMNINMINELQSNPTLSDQNNANQIRDECININNESSQSSMNFLQQFNYVSETNKMSRNNDYIEGGNDSFQAENGFEDIINNAANSMHNLHVLDHSANDDHHHQQQQQQQQQQQVDDKGPMPPKHEMSRADSISDSDPLDDDDDPKYHRRKPTKGPQSKNLMAERKRRKKLNERLYHLRSLVPNISKLDRASILGDAIKYVQELQKEEKDLQYELARNSDDEEHNNDLNIDYHQHHQMNISPEIQNAQGTRFGPEFDHEKTRNGFQLGGGTPESLKRSHDIESANDKAQQMEVQVEVAQLEGNDFFVKVFGEQKRGGFVRLMEALNCLGLEIINVNMTSCISLVSYVFIVKMRDSENVQAEYLRDSLLEATRNQAGFWSEMAKASSENGSGVDHRQQNQNQNQNQNQNHHYGLQQHIHNHHIGPFHNHFHHISN, from the exons ATGTCAAGCAGCCCTATGGAGAGTCTAAGGCAACTGGTGAACTCCAAAACTTGGGACTACTGTGTCCTCTGGAAATTGAGTGAAGATCAAAG GTTCCTAGAGTGTATGGACTGTTGTTGTGGTGGAAGTGAGAGCAGCATGGAAAATGGTAATACTGTCGGTGAGGAGTTTCTGTTTCCTTGCAGAGATATGATGTTTCAGCACCCAAGAACTACGAGTTGTCAATTACTTGCTCAATTGCCTTCATCTCATCCCTTGGATGG GATTAATATGGAGATTCTTATATCGAATCAGCCCAAATGGCTAAACTTCTCTAATGTCTCTGATTTAAACATAAACCAA GTAACTATTGGTACAAAACTTCTAATCCCAATTCCTGGAGGACTGGCTGAACTATTTGCTGCTAAACAA ATAAATGAAGATCAGAATGTGATAGACTATGTTATGACTCAATGCACTACCTTGATGGACCAAAACAGCACAAGCAACGCGGGATCCAGCTTCGCAATGAACATTAACATGATCAACGAGCTCCAATCGAATCCCACATTAAGTGATCAAAACAATGCTAATCAGATTAGAGATGAGTGTATCAACATCAACAATGAATCATCTCAGTCTTCAATGAATTTCTTACAACAATTTAACTACGTTTCTGAGACGAACAAGATGTCTAGGAATAATGATTATATCGAGGGAGGAAATGACTCATTTCAAGCTGAGAATGGGTTTGAAGATATAATAAACAATGCTGCTAACAGTATGCATAATTTACATGTTTTGGACCATTCAGCAAATgatgatcatcatcatcaacaacaacaacaacaacaacagcagcagcaggtaGATGACAAGGGACCAATGCCGCCAAAGCATGAGATGAGCCGAGCTGACTCTATCTCAGATAGTGATcctcttgatgatgatgatgatccaAAGTATCATCGAAGAAAGCCTACAAAAGGCCCCCAATCTAAGAACCTCATGGCTGAAAGGAAGCGAAGGAAGAAGCTTAATGAGAGGCTTTACCATCTTCGCTCTTTAGTCCCTAACATTTCTAAG TTGGACAGAGCTTCTATACTTGGGGATGCAATCAAGTATGTGCAAGAGTTGCAGAAGGAAGAAAAAGACCTCCAATACGAGCTTGCTAGGAATTCTGACGATGAAGAGCACAACAACGACTTGAATATTGATTATCACCAACATCACCAAATGAATATCTCACCAGAAATTCAGAATGCACAGGGGACAAGGTTCGGGCCAGAGTTTGATCACGAAAAGACTAGAAACGGGTTTCAGTTGGGAGGAGGAACACCTGAGAGCCTTAAAAGAAGCCATGATATCGAAAGTGCTAATGACAAAGCACAACAAATGGAG GTTCAAGTTGAGGTTGCTCAGCTAGAGGGAAATGATTTCTTTGTGAAGGTGTTTGGGGAGCAGAAGAGAGGTGGGTTTGTGAGACTAATGGAGGCTTTAAACTGTCTTGGGTTGGAGATAATCAATGTGAATATGACCAGTTGCATCAGCCTTGTTTCCTATGTTTTCATCGTAAAG ATGAGGGACAGTGAAAATGTACAAGCAGAATACTTAAGGGACTCGTTGCTAGAGGCAACACGTAATCAAGCAGGATTTTGGTCTGAGATGGCAAAAGCATCATCAGAAAATGGAAGTGGAGTCGATCATCGACAGCAGAATCAGAATCAGAATCAGAATCAGAATCAGAACCACCATTACGGGCTGCAGCAACACATTCACAACCATCATATAGGTCCTTTCCACAACCACTTTCACCACATCAGCAACTAA
- the LOC110800177 gene encoding uncharacterized protein — protein MFSTGGRFRQLLKKYGKVGLGVHFSVSAASISGLYVAIKNNVDVESLLHKVGMGDVKTSEPSESPQNDPELITDLPSPSPSPPPEKTRNRTAELAASSGGAFALALLCNKALFPIRVPITIALTPPIARFLARRNLIRSV, from the coding sequence ATGTTTTCCACCGGCGGCAGATTCCGTCAACTCTTAAAGAAATACGGAAAAGTCGGTTTAGGAGTCCACTTCTCTGTCTCAGCTGCCTCCATTTCCGGCCTCTACGTCGCCATCAAAAACAATGTCGACGTCGAATCTCTCCTCCACAAAGTTGGCATGGGCGACGTCAAAACAAGTGAACCATCGGAGTCCCCGCAAAATGACCCCGAGTTGATCACCGACCTTCCATCACCATCTCCATCTCCACCGCCAGAGAAGACGAGGAATCGTACGGCTGAGCTCGCGGCTTCTAGTGGCGGCGCTTTTGCTCTTGCTCTTCTCTGTAACAAAGCGTTGTTTCCAATTAGGGTTCCAATCACCATTGCTCTTACTCCTCCAATTGCTAGGTTTTTGGCTCGTCGGAATCTCATTAGAAGTGTGTGA
- the LOC110800181 gene encoding probable ubiquitin-conjugating enzyme E2 23, whose translation MATDQHDASISIEGSTSVGGDSFSTGGDNMEGSSNLEAKSDGNLLIDKLPSEKHIYRQDIVRRIDGSMIGVVTEVAGDSDSESDISDDEDDSDEEGGEEEGQEGEGKEEDGNVENGGDSEDGNESSDDDRSAGNNKRDPLTADQVRVLWMDDSENMHHRNELTVVDRGFLHGDYVASALDPTGQVGLVVDVNIIVDLLSADGTVVKDVSARDLKRVRDIVVGDYVVSGPWLGRVDDVLDNVTVLFNDGAICKISGAEPLQLRPIAKNLLEDGHCPYHPGQRVRASSSSVFKNARWLSGAWKASRLEGTVIKITVGSVYVHWIASAGYGPDSSTSPAEEQYPKNLKLLSCFTHANWQLGDWCFHPTFTLSSSIPLDKGLSKLRLHESESGHIECDVDDVIPEESNVHVELMDLDGAGTSESVDGNAQNNVSPKSSSCGSSLSTSKDTAHESWQIQRKKLRKVVVKRDKKARKKEENFERALLIVNTRTRADVAWQDGSVQQGIDSALLIPIESPGDHDFVAEQYVVEKAADDGEETSEVRRMGVVKSVDAKEKTACVKWLKQVARPEEPREFENEEVVSVYELEGHPDFDYCYGDVVVRLSPVFMGVEAVSSDPRESETLANDKEGNAPDETASNELTNLSWVGNITGLKNGDIEVTWADGMISTVGPQAVYVVGRDDDESIGAGSEIGDDAASWETVEDDDRDALDDSQKEPSPEGNPDAGHDIVVAEQGSGINGPLAFPLAAIGFVTRFASGIFSRGRSDVDSFSSDGSVDTSVQPEDKIHVSDERASSNVSDSQDPCVIDVGSGQTSPNKGEESAEVESAELSDMAEASGNLTHDEQYAALGTDGNACGFKRFDTAKDPLDHFFLGANVQSNSERKWLKKVQRDWNILQNNLPEGIYVRVYEDRMDLLRAVIVGAYGTPYQDGLFFFDFHLPPEYPDVPPSAHYHSGGWRLNPNLYEEGKVCLSLLNTWTGRGNEVWDPQSSSILQVLVSLQGLVLNSKPYFNEAGYDKQIGTAEGEKNSLSYNENTFLLNCKTIMYLIRKPPKDFEELVEEHFGQRGYYILKACDTYMKGYLIGSLAKDGSMTEKTEANATSVGFKLMLAKIVPKLISSLNEIGADCDEFKHLLQSS comes from the exons ATGGCAACCGATCAACATGATGCTTCAATTTCTATTGAAGGCAGCACAAGTGTAGGTGGAGATTCTTTTTCAACTGGGGGTGATAATATGGAAGGTAGTTCTAATCTTGAAGCAAAGAGTGATGGTAATCTGCTTATAGATAAACTACCGAGTGAGAAACATATTTATAGACAAGATATTGTGAGGCGTATTGATGGGAGTATGATTGGGGTTGTGACTGAAGTAGCGGGTGATTCAGACTCAGAAAGTGATATCAGTGATGATGAGGATGACTCGGATGAAGAGGGAGGCGAGGAGGAGGGGCAAGAAGGGGAGGGAAAGGAGGAGGATGGTAATGTTGAGAATGGTGGAGATAGTGAGGATGGTAATGAGAGCAGTGATGATGATAGAAGTGCTGGTAATAATAAAAGAGACCCACTTACTGCAGACCAGGTCCGTGTGCTGTGGATGGATGACTCAGAGAATATGCATCATCGGAATGAACTGACAGTTGTAGATAGGGGTTTCTTACATGGGGATTATGTAGCCTCTGCCTTAGACCCCACTGGGCAAGTAGGCCTAGTGGTGGATGTAAATATAATTGTTGATTTACTATCTGCTGATGGAACTGTTGTGAAAGATGTGTCTGCCAGGGATTTGAAGCGTGTGAGGGATATTGTTGTTGGTGACTACGTAGTTTCTGGTCCATGGCTTGGTAGAGTTGACGATGTTCTTGATAATGTGACTGTTTTATTTAACGATGGTGCTATCTGTAAAATATCAGGGGCTGAGCCATTGCAGCTTAGACCAATTGCAAAGAACTTGCTTGAGGATGGGCACTGTCCATATCATCCTGGCCAGCGAGTTAGGGCAAGCTCCTCCTCAGTTTTCAAGAATGCTCGGTGGTTATCTGGAGCATGGAAAGCAAGCCGGCTTGAGGGAACTGTCATAAAGATCACAGTTGGATCAGTATATGTTCATTGGATAGCTTCTGCTGGTTATGGACCTGATTCTTCCACTTCTCCAGCAGAAGAGCAGTATCCGAAGAACTTAAAATTGCTATCTTGTTTTACTCATGCTAATTGGCAGCTGGGTGACTGGTGTTTTCATCCAACCTTTACATTGTCTTCCTCTATTCCTTTGGataaaggtttatccaagttGCGACTTCATGAATCTGAATCTGGTCACATAGAGTGTGATGTAGATGACGTTATACCAGAGGAATCAAATGTGCATGTTGAATTGATGGATCTTGATGGGGCAGGCACGTCAGAGAGTGTTGATGGAAATGCTCAAAACAACGTTTCTCCAAAATCAAGTTCGTGTGGTAGTTCGTTGTCCACATCAAAGGACACTGCCCATGAAAGTTGGCAAATTCAACGAAAGAAACTTCGTAAAGTTGTGGTTAAGAGGGATAAGAAAGCACGGAAAAAGGAAGAGAACTTTGAAAGAGCTCTTTTGATTGTTAATACTAGGACAAGAGCAGATGTTGCGTGGCAAGATGGATCTGTACAACAGGGAATAGACTCCGCATTGTTGATTCCAATTGAAAGCCCAGGTGATCACGACTTTGTTGCTGAACAATATGTGGTAGAGAAAGCTGCTGATGATGGTGAAGAGACCTCTGAAGTAAGACGCATGGGGGTTGTCAAAAGTGTTGATGCTAAGGAGAAAACAGCTTGTGTGAAATGGTTAAAACAGGTTGCTCGACCAGAAGAACCTCGGGAATTTGAGAACGAAGAAGTTGTCAGTGTTTATGAACTTGAAGGCCATCctgattttgattattgttaTGGGGATGTAGTTGTTCGCTTATCCCCAGTTTTCATGGGAGTGGAGGCGGTGTCTTCTGACCCTAGAGAGTCCGAAACACTTGCTAACGATAAAGAAGGCAATGCACCTGATGAGACAGCTAGTAATGAACTCACAAATCTATCCTGGGTTGGAAATATCACTGGCCTAAAAAATGGTGATATTGAAGTAACGTGGGCTGATGGAATGATTTCTACG GTTGGCCCTCAAGCGGTGTATGTTGTTGGTCGAGACGACGATGAATCTATTGGTGCTGGGAGTGAAATTGGGGATGATGCTGCTAGCTGGGAAACAGTGGAGGATGATGATAGGGATGCCCTTGATGATTCACAGAAG GAACCATCTCCCGAAGGCAATCCTGATGCAGGACACGATATTGTAGTTGCAGAACAAGGTTCGGGAATTAATGGACCATTGGCTTTTCCTCTTGCCGCTATTGGGTTTGTTACCAGATTTGCATCTGGTATATTCTCTAGGGGACGCAGTGATGTGGATTCATTTAGCTCAGACGGCTCTGTGGATACCAGCGTGCAACCAGAGGACAAAATACATGTATCTGATGAAAGAGCATCTAGCAATGTTTCTGACTCTCAAGATCCTTGTGTTATTGACGTTGGCAGTGGACAAACTAGTCCGAATAAAGGCGAGGAATCTGCTGAAGTTGAGTCTGCAGAATTGTCAGATATGGCTGAAGCCTCGGGAAATCTAACGCACGATGAACAATATGCTGCACTTGGCACGGATGGAAATGCCTGCGGTTTTAAGCGCTTTGATACTGCCAAAGATCCGTTGGATCATTTTTTCCTTGGTGCCAACGTACAG AGCAACAGTGAAAGAAAGTGGCTCAAGAAGGTGCAGCGAGATTGGAATATTCTTCAGAACAACCTTCCAG AGGGTATTTATGTACGAGTATACGAGGACCGAATGGATCTGCTAAGAGCAGTGATTGTTGGGGCATATGGAACACCCTACCAAGATGGTCTCTTCTTCTTTGATTTTCACCTTCCTCCAGAGTATCCGGATGTTCCACCG TCTGCTCATTATCATTCTGGTGGCTGGCGCTTAAACCCCAATCTATACGAAGAAGGCAAGGTGTGCCTTAGTCTGCTGAATACCTGGACAGGAAGAGGAAACGAAGTCTGGGATCCCCAATCCTCAAGCATCCTTCAAGTTTTGGTTTCACTCCAAGGATTAGTTTTGAACTCGAAGccatattttaatgaagctggATATGATAAGCAAATTGGGACAGCTGAAGGGGAGAAGAACTCATTATCCTACAATGAGAATACCTTTTTGCTTAATTGCAAAACAATAATGTATCTTATACGGAAGCCTCCGAAG GATTTTGAAGAACTCGTAGAAGAACATTTCGGGCAGCGTGGGTATTATATCCTGAAAGCCTGTGACACATACATGAAAGGTTATTTGATTGGTTCTCTAGCAAAAGATGGTTCAATGACGGAAAAGACTGAAGCTAATGCCACATCTGTTGGTTTCAAGCTGATGCTGGCTAAGATTGTGCCCAAGCTTATCTCAAGTTTGAATGAAATAGGAGCTGATTGTGATGAGTTCAAACACCTACTACAGTCGTCATAG